A stretch of the Coprobacillus cateniformis genome encodes the following:
- a CDS encoding discoidin domain-containing protein: MKKNQTIKVLLAAVLSFSIIAGVTNSFAENTIEPIIQLENKKLEGNLANATAQSTDINTSENLTKVKSAMKSGSITLRFKFNNKIENGSEAVGLLSLSTTETSNKYAVLGVKRNSETADQILFERRSNFGPDIATSSISLESNILNNTNWHTLTYTFKETDTTNSNMTVYLDGQNVGNINVEYTHFNKVKDGFNIVTLGGVVVVDTNPLKYPMNGSMDIVQIHDQVINDDQIKELHTPTDVVELPEMTKLWEKGTKINSGEESDDPDGVAVSMYRIPSIVKTDSGKLIAAADARKYHYNDWGDIATAVRISTNDGKTWGENKVVIDMPTNSNFDKSRDFIEDGYYPNSRRTQSAVAIDPVLLHADGTTYLFVDICPESNGAIDATSTSAYEKIKGKWYLNLYDRQNNRYTVKENGVVYDGRGNRTDYVVQGYNAETLTSTSNGELLKKGVNVGNIYLNGSGTKSGELHVLKTVYVWMFTSTDDGETWDQPRDLTPYIKEDYMKFVGTGPGAGIKAKKADGSTRLIFPIYYTTNGVGTNLGSQSSANIYSDDGGKTWIRGESPNDGRIVNKGTDEERTITSQTLNNQKGDSTYELTESQIVQLNDGRLVQFMRNTSFLDADRDYGVVQYAISEDYGETWGQVYDTDIREPYCQLSAITVQADLDGKGSKEYIAISNASGNEYSTKTLPHDTKKSRKVGHIRLCEIKGDELNVKYDKTIDDGGFAYSSLVQIDDNHLGIVYEKEGYIMQYMKVNFDYLTENKVNVFSPKVKSIKIDNENKVVQANDELAIKVTFDQTVFMVNGQTRQLDLKINGTNATAEYVSGSGTNELIFKYVVKDNDNGEIAVSIENDAIIDTVYGQSFDKEKNNNKLYTIAYIGNNQADKAKDIPLANARGSATIKSTKALNALDDDSLSYWTTNVNGNGAYFIANLKSPSTVNGIRYLPRQGNDEGRITSYEVYVSSDGNTYDKVAAGTWMASDGWKSISFAEKLNIKYVKLVIKGAAKPSTTTQKNAVASIAEMRVTGTSTFIKDNLDAEITSRYSTVRLSWNDVASAEQYVISVSDQENGTYEVIKTIRASQNQNEFIYECGYGKDYYYKVTAKNNDGILDEQILHDTQVSFDGLKNNSIINKIFEEGNQTFDGQRVETLQDSDINSDNHSLQDLKLMKTGSIIVKFKRSSTDSGNSALFGINTATSELKGNGTYASLVIMNNNILKIIYGKDGSQAGFINNTLSQDEWHTLVLSIDSYQYCLTVDGQEVKVNNTGSFEMFSQITSSINSVSIGGQNGITNFKGEIEYVLVTQEILTSQEAIDLTTGYTEAVNKDELIKAIQSTKTINLQEYTNSSVSKYIKALEKANMINEAARPSQEEVDKATKNLMTAIEELIKIAYENNTVNITPVTIEDEVNKVVVGFKDLEEAEKVLKNDAMALDIVKKELKKGSYVEVVAESSALPVSDLSTTDKTQLNEYLKDIEKDEDTEIGQYLDVSLAIYAKDSQNTSEKREIARLDETSLLLDFEIDLDEKFNDRGVTIYRLHENDDGSKTIDTLYTTKENGKVIFESHLFSEFIMVVDKEKTSEVKPSDSTKPDGNKPDGSENPNTDNPMNQDDKTSSSQVNTSDSTRSVEMLIGCMGIAAVIYFVVSKKKKEETR, translated from the coding sequence ATGAAAAAGAATCAAACGATTAAAGTTTTATTGGCAGCTGTGTTATCATTCTCAATCATTGCTGGAGTGACAAACTCTTTTGCAGAGAATACGATAGAACCAATAATACAATTAGAAAATAAAAAACTAGAAGGTAATCTTGCTAATGCAACAGCACAAAGTACAGATATCAATACATCAGAAAATTTAACAAAAGTTAAATCTGCAATGAAATCAGGGAGTATTACTTTAAGATTTAAATTTAACAATAAGATTGAAAATGGTAGCGAAGCTGTTGGATTGTTAAGTCTATCAACAACAGAAACTTCAAATAAGTATGCTGTTTTAGGAGTTAAAAGGAATAGTGAAACAGCAGATCAGATTCTATTTGAGCGAAGAAGTAATTTTGGTCCTGATATTGCGACTTCTAGTATTTCGTTAGAATCAAATATATTGAACAATACAAACTGGCATACACTCACTTATACATTTAAGGAAACTGATACTACAAATTCAAACATGACAGTTTATTTAGATGGTCAGAATGTTGGAAATATCAATGTTGAGTATACTCACTTTAATAAAGTTAAAGATGGATTTAATATTGTTACTTTAGGTGGAGTAGTGGTGGTGGACACTAACCCTCTAAAATATCCTATGAATGGATCAATGGATATAGTTCAGATTCATGATCAAGTGATTAATGATGATCAAATCAAAGAGCTACATACACCAACAGATGTTGTTGAACTCCCAGAAATGACAAAGTTGTGGGAAAAAGGAACAAAAATTAATTCAGGAGAAGAAAGCGACGATCCAGATGGTGTGGCTGTCAGTATGTATAGAATTCCTTCCATTGTGAAAACAGATAGTGGAAAACTTATAGCAGCAGCTGATGCCAGAAAGTACCATTATAATGACTGGGGAGATATTGCAACAGCAGTAAGAATCAGTACAAATGATGGTAAAACTTGGGGTGAAAATAAAGTTGTTATAGATATGCCTACAAATAGTAATTTTGATAAGAGTAGAGATTTTATTGAAGATGGATATTATCCAAATTCTAGACGTACTCAATCAGCAGTTGCTATAGATCCTGTTCTTTTACATGCTGATGGAACAACATATTTATTTGTTGATATTTGTCCAGAGTCAAATGGAGCTATAGATGCAACTTCAACAAGCGCATATGAAAAGATTAAAGGAAAATGGTATTTAAATCTTTATGATAGACAAAATAACCGATATACAGTTAAAGAAAATGGTGTTGTTTATGATGGAAGAGGAAATAGAACTGATTATGTTGTACAAGGATATAATGCAGAAACATTAACAAGTACAAGTAATGGAGAATTATTGAAGAAAGGTGTTAATGTTGGAAATATTTATTTAAATGGTTCAGGAACAAAAAGTGGAGAATTACATGTTTTAAAAACTGTTTATGTTTGGATGTTTACAAGCACAGATGATGGGGAAACTTGGGATCAACCAAGAGATTTAACACCATATATTAAAGAAGATTATATGAAATTTGTGGGAACAGGGCCTGGTGCTGGTATTAAAGCTAAAAAGGCTGATGGTTCAACTCGTTTAATCTTCCCAATTTATTACACAACAAATGGAGTTGGAACAAATTTAGGTAGTCAAAGTTCAGCAAACATTTATAGTGATGATGGTGGAAAGACTTGGATAAGAGGAGAATCTCCTAATGATGGAAGAATTGTAAATAAAGGAACAGATGAAGAAAGAACAATTACTTCACAAACTTTAAATAATCAAAAAGGTGATTCTACATATGAATTGACAGAAAGTCAAATTGTACAATTAAATGATGGCAGATTAGTTCAATTTATGAGAAATACTTCTTTTCTTGATGCAGATAGAGATTATGGAGTTGTTCAATATGCGATAAGTGAGGATTATGGAGAAACTTGGGGACAAGTTTATGATACTGATATTCGTGAACCATATTGTCAATTATCAGCAATTACAGTTCAAGCAGATTTAGATGGTAAAGGCAGTAAAGAATATATTGCGATTTCTAATGCTAGTGGAAATGAATATAGTACAAAAACGTTACCACATGATACAAAAAAATCAAGAAAAGTAGGACATATTAGATTATGTGAAATAAAAGGTGATGAATTAAATGTTAAATATGATAAAACAATTGATGATGGAGGATTTGCATATTCTAGTTTAGTTCAAATTGATGATAATCATCTTGGTATCGTATATGAAAAAGAAGGCTATATTATGCAGTATATGAAAGTAAACTTTGATTACCTTACTGAAAATAAAGTGAATGTTTTCTCACCTAAAGTCAAAAGCATAAAGATTGATAATGAAAATAAAGTTGTTCAAGCTAATGATGAATTGGCAATTAAAGTGACTTTTGATCAGACAGTTTTTATGGTGAATGGTCAAACACGTCAACTTGATTTGAAGATTAATGGAACAAATGCAACTGCAGAATATGTTTCTGGTTCAGGAACAAATGAATTAATCTTTAAATATGTTGTTAAAGATAATGATAATGGAGAAATTGCGGTTTCTATTGAAAATGATGCAATAATAGATACTGTCTATGGTCAGTCTTTTGATAAAGAAAAGAATAATAATAAACTTTATACAATTGCTTATATTGGAAATAACCAAGCAGATAAAGCAAAAGATATCCCATTAGCTAATGCTAGAGGAAGTGCGACAATCAAGTCAACAAAAGCTTTAAATGCACTTGATGATGATTCTTTATCATATTGGACAACAAATGTAAATGGGAATGGGGCATATTTTATAGCGAATTTAAAAAGTCCATCAACTGTTAATGGTATAAGATATTTACCAAGACAAGGCAATGATGAAGGTAGAATTACAAGTTATGAAGTTTATGTGAGTTCAGATGGAAATACATATGATAAAGTAGCAGCTGGAACATGGATGGCATCTGATGGATGGAAATCTATTTCATTTGCTGAAAAACTAAATATAAAATATGTGAAATTAGTCATTAAAGGTGCAGCAAAACCTTCTACAACGACACAAAAGAATGCTGTTGCAAGTATTGCTGAAATGCGTGTGACAGGAACATCTACATTTATTAAAGATAATTTGGATGCAGAGATTACTTCTCGTTATAGTACAGTGAGACTAAGCTGGAATGATGTAGCATCAGCAGAACAATATGTTATCTCTGTTTCAGACCAAGAAAATGGAACATATGAAGTCATTAAAACAATACGTGCTTCTCAAAATCAAAATGAATTTATTTATGAATGTGGATATGGTAAAGATTATTATTACAAAGTGACTGCTAAAAACAATGATGGAATTTTAGATGAACAAATTTTACATGACACTCAGGTAAGCTTTGATGGATTAAAGAATAATTCTATTATCAATAAGATATTTGAAGAAGGAAATCAAACATTTGATGGACAAAGAGTTGAAACTTTGCAAGATAGTGATATCAATTCTGATAATCATTCATTACAAGATTTAAAATTAATGAAGACAGGATCAATTATTGTTAAATTTAAACGTTCTTCAACAGATAGTGGTAATAGTGCATTATTTGGTATCAATACTGCCACTTCTGAATTAAAAGGAAATGGAACATATGCTTCTTTAGTTATTATGAATAATAATATCTTAAAAATTATTTATGGAAAAGATGGGTCACAGGCAGGATTTATCAATAATACTTTAAGTCAGGATGAATGGCATACATTGGTATTGTCTATTGATTCTTATCAATATTGTTTAACTGTTGATGGGCAGGAAGTAAAAGTAAATAATACAGGTTCTTTTGAAATGTTCTCACAGATAACGTCTTCAATTAATAGTGTTTCAATTGGTGGACAAAATGGAATAACTAATTTTAAAGGTGAAATTGAATATGTGTTAGTCACTCAAGAAATTTTAACAAGTCAGGAAGCTATAGATTTAACTACTGGTTATACAGAAGCAGTAAATAAAGATGAACTTATAAAAGCTATTCAAAGTACAAAGACTATTAATCTCCAAGAATATACAAATTCATCTGTTAGCAAATATATAAAAGCATTAGAAAAAGCAAATATGATTAATGAAGCTGCAAGACCATCTCAGGAAGAAGTAGATAAAGCAACAAAGAATTTGATGACTGCAATTGAAGAATTGATTAAGATTGCTTATGAAAATAATACAGTCAATATTACTCCAGTTACAATTGAAGATGAAGTCAATAAAGTTGTTGTTGGATTTAAAGATTTAGAAGAAGCTGAAAAAGTATTAAAGAATGATGCAATGGCTTTAGATATTGTTAAAAAGGAATTAAAGAAAGGAAGTTATGTGGAAGTTGTTGCAGAATCATCTGCACTTCCAGTGTCAGATTTAAGTACAACAGATAAGACTCAACTTAATGAGTATCTTAAAGATATTGAAAAAGATGAAGATACAGAAATCGGTCAATATTTAGATGTAAGTCTAGCTATTTATGCGAAAGATAGCCAAAATACTTCTGAGAAAAGAGAAATTGCAAGACTTGATGAAACATCATTATTGTTAGATTTTGAAATTGATTTAGATGAAAAATTTAATGATAGAGGAGTAACGATCTATAGATTACATGAAAATGATGATGGTTCAAAAACGATTGATACTCTTTATACAACAAAGGAAAATGGTAAGGTTATTTTTGAAAGTCATTTATTCTCTGAATTTATAATGGTAGTTGATAAAGAAAAAACATCTGAAGTAAAACCTAGTGATTCTACAAAACCAGATGGAAATAAACCAGATGGTTCTGAAAATCCAAATACAGATAATCCAATGAATCAAGATGATAAGACATCATCTTCTCAAGTGAATACATCTGATAGTACTCGTTCTGTCGAAATGTTAATAGGATGTATGGGAATTGCAGCTGTTATTTACTTTGTTGTAAGTAAAAAGAAAAAAGAAGAGACAAGATAG
- a CDS encoding family 16 glycosylhydrolase produces the protein MNKNIVKVGKAAIAVTLMTTLLTQGYSIIGDVTAQTSKIADELDPLSLISSGDFEKTNTVWKANNGSIVTENGNRLGRLGQGVSDGFLLQYANVKPGKKYRLTADVRVSYNGSGDTSTLRGAFLTIKNSSYSYNKTVETNRGQVAEKALQYTNGEWQKQTIEFTAGDQYDVAVGLVKWTDENVVGRDAIVDIDNVTLTQIDQAAEYSYVWEDDFNGQELDQDIWGYELGRVRGNEQQHYTDSKDNVFLRDGNLVLKVTDRKLEDQYINPRGNRKVIYNSGSVRTHGKKEFLYGRIEMKAKLPKGKGAFPAFWTLGADFNLDGDISSRQGYGWPACGEIDIMEMIGGTIRTDETNEENQSNKVVYATPHFYYANGDADKDGSYSPYELGRSIGMDDDFNDEYHIFGINWSEDRIEWYLDGEIYSTIEYDQSDARIRALQACFNKPQYIQMNLATGGNWAKNAGNHLAEDNTEFAIDWVRYYQNSEQKESHDEYYNDSPVMQGIKNVSMIEGQTPDLVEGITVTNVGDKEYVVDYSIEDEFMFNNSGDSKTSGAFLRCEGVDDVDSLKLLEPGVYNIYYTAYPKNAEFSGKVTPVHKLQRQVATLTVLDRNDLSAINLYGKQGITAFSNRELSEVELPQGYEWTNPSLKVDEGKAYSAKYIKESGRSSIEISITFEEILTDSQVAPRLKEAKELLSQTNVYTAHSIANLNKAITEAQAILDSKYPTQSEVNKATQLINSAIMNLKKVN, from the coding sequence ATGAATAAAAATATAGTAAAAGTAGGAAAAGCAGCAATAGCTGTAACATTAATGACAACTTTATTAACACAAGGTTATTCTATTATTGGAGATGTAACTGCTCAAACAAGTAAAATAGCCGATGAATTAGATCCATTAAGTTTAATTAGTAGTGGTGATTTTGAAAAAACAAATACAGTTTGGAAAGCTAATAATGGTTCTATAGTTACTGAAAATGGTAATCGTTTAGGAAGATTGGGACAAGGAGTGTCTGATGGGTTCCTCTTACAATATGCGAATGTAAAACCAGGGAAAAAATATAGATTAACTGCTGATGTAAGAGTAAGTTATAATGGTTCTGGTGATACAAGCACATTAAGAGGTGCTTTCCTTACAATTAAAAATTCATCATATAGCTATAATAAAACAGTAGAAACAAATCGTGGACAAGTTGCTGAAAAAGCACTTCAATATACAAATGGAGAATGGCAAAAACAAACAATCGAATTTACAGCAGGTGATCAATATGATGTTGCTGTTGGGCTTGTTAAATGGACTGATGAGAATGTTGTTGGTAGAGATGCTATTGTAGATATTGATAATGTAACATTAACTCAAATCGATCAAGCTGCTGAATATAGTTATGTATGGGAAGATGATTTTAATGGTCAAGAATTAGATCAAGATATTTGGGGATATGAATTAGGTAGAGTTCGTGGTAATGAACAACAACATTATACAGATAGTAAGGATAATGTATTCCTTAGAGATGGAAATCTTGTTTTAAAAGTAACAGATAGAAAACTTGAAGATCAATACATAAATCCAAGAGGTAACCGTAAAGTTATTTATAATTCAGGGAGTGTTAGAACTCATGGAAAAAAAGAATTTCTTTATGGAAGAATTGAAATGAAAGCTAAATTACCAAAAGGTAAGGGAGCATTCCCTGCATTCTGGACATTAGGTGCTGATTTCAATTTAGATGGTGATATCTCAAGTCGTCAAGGTTATGGATGGCCAGCTTGTGGCGAAATTGATATTATGGAAATGATTGGTGGAACAATTAGAACTGATGAAACAAATGAAGAAAATCAAAGTAATAAAGTTGTTTATGCAACACCACATTTCTATTATGCAAATGGAGATGCAGATAAAGATGGAAGTTATTCACCATATGAATTAGGACGTTCTATTGGTATGGATGATGACTTTAATGATGAGTATCATATATTTGGAATTAATTGGTCAGAAGATAGAATAGAATGGTATTTAGATGGTGAAATTTACAGCACAATAGAATATGATCAAAGTGATGCACGAATTAGAGCTTTACAAGCATGCTTTAATAAACCACAATATATCCAGATGAATTTAGCAACTGGAGGAAACTGGGCAAAAAATGCTGGTAATCATTTAGCAGAAGATAATACAGAATTTGCAATTGATTGGGTTCGTTATTATCAAAATAGTGAACAAAAGGAATCTCATGATGAATATTACAATGATAGTCCAGTTATGCAAGGAATTAAGAATGTTTCTATGATAGAAGGACAAACACCTGATTTGGTAGAAGGAATTACTGTAACAAATGTTGGTGATAAAGAATATGTTGTAGATTATTCAATAGAAGATGAATTTATGTTTAATAATTCTGGAGATAGCAAAACATCAGGAGCATTCTTGAGATGTGAAGGTGTTGATGATGTAGATAGTTTAAAATTATTGGAACCTGGAGTATATAATATATACTATACAGCATATCCTAAAAATGCAGAATTTAGTGGAAAAGTTACTCCAGTTCATAAACTTCAAAGACAAGTTGCTACATTAACAGTCTTGGATAGAAATGATTTAAGTGCTATTAACTTATATGGCAAACAAGGAATTACTGCTTTTTCAAATCGTGAATTAAGTGAAGTTGAACTTCCACAAGGGTATGAATGGACAAATCCATCATTAAAAGTTGATGAAGGAAAAGCATATTCAGCTAAATATATTAAAGAGAGTGGTAGAAGTTCTATTGAGATATCTATAACTTTTGAAGAAATTTTAACTGATTCTCAAGTTGCTCCTAGATTGAAAGAAGCAAAAGAATTGCTGAGTCAAACAAATGTCTATACAGCACATTCAATAGCAAACTTAAATAAAGCAATTACAGAAGCACAAGCTATATTAGATTCAAAATATCCTACACAATCTGAAGTTAATAAAGCAACACAACTTATTAATTCAGCTATTATGAATCTAAAAAAAGTAAATTAA
- a CDS encoding ISL3 family transposase, whose translation MDYDTINLFGLQPTDVQNLSITRENDLIIISITLTQKIEVCPICGSLHSHVKDYKLRKISHSLFNMNKSVIYYRCRRFKCIDCGKTFVESNPFSSRKQRISNATILVVLKDCKRLNYTFSSIAEKNHISPSTVINIFDQYVDMKPAHLPRVLSIDEFYLGTFKNKFACIFIDWESAQIIDIYPSRKKYDLYSYMQYIDKKDFENVQYVSIDMNTTYRDFAYHHFKNIVVMVDSFHVVKNINDALKNLRIHIMYKYDKDSVEYYLLKHWYYLLMMRKGDIEDNLPKFNKKIGYMINKPQILSLILDIDPLLKKAYLWKENYLDFNEDYTFDTASIRYDELYNELKQMRINEFKDVISFLENWKTEILNSFIYIDERRISNGPIESINGRIKVLMKTSLKYKNFERLRNRIMFCINKNSLPLMTNEKNSHKVEGKKRGKYKKNK comes from the coding sequence ATGGATTATGATACTATAAACTTATTTGGTTTACAACCTACTGATGTTCAAAATCTATCTATTACTAGAGAAAATGATTTGATCATTATTTCTATTACTCTTACTCAAAAAATTGAAGTCTGTCCTATATGCGGTAGTCTTCATTCTCATGTCAAAGATTATAAACTTAGAAAAATATCTCATTCTCTCTTTAATATGAATAAATCTGTCATTTATTACAGATGCAGAAGATTTAAATGTATTGATTGTGGTAAAACATTTGTTGAATCTAACCCTTTTTCTTCTCGTAAACAAAGAATTTCTAATGCTACCATTCTCGTTGTCCTCAAAGATTGTAAAAGGCTTAATTATACTTTCTCTTCGATTGCTGAAAAAAATCATATATCTCCTTCCACTGTTATCAATATCTTCGATCAATATGTTGATATGAAACCTGCTCATCTTCCTAGAGTTTTATCTATTGATGAATTTTATTTGGGTACTTTCAAAAATAAATTTGCTTGTATTTTCATCGATTGGGAATCCGCTCAAATCATTGACATTTATCCAAGCAGAAAGAAATATGACCTTTATTCATATATGCAATATATTGATAAAAAGGACTTTGAAAATGTTCAATATGTCAGTATTGATATGAATACAACTTATAGAGATTTTGCTTATCATCATTTTAAAAATATCGTTGTCATGGTTGATTCTTTTCATGTCGTTAAAAACATCAATGATGCTCTTAAAAATTTAAGAATACATATCATGTATAAGTATGATAAAGATAGTGTTGAATATTATCTTCTTAAACATTGGTATTATCTTCTTATGATGAGAAAAGGTGATATTGAAGATAACTTACCTAAATTTAATAAGAAAATTGGATATATGATCAACAAACCTCAAATATTGTCATTGATACTTGATATAGATCCTTTACTAAAAAAAGCTTATCTTTGGAAAGAAAATTATTTAGACTTCAATGAGGATTATACATTTGATACTGCTTCTATAAGATATGATGAATTATATAATGAACTTAAACAAATGCGTATCAACGAATTCAAAGATGTCATAAGTTTTCTTGAAAATTGGAAAACAGAAATATTAAACTCATTTATCTACATAGATGAAAGAAGAATATCAAATGGTCCTATTGAATCTATCAACGGAAGAATAAAAGTACTTATGAAAACATCATTAAAATATAAAAATTTTGAAAGATTAAGAAACAGGATCATGTTTTGCATCAATAAAAATTCACTACCATTAATGACAAATGAAAAAAACTCACATAAAGTAGAAGGCAAAAAAAGAGGAAAGTATAAAAAAAATAAATAA
- a CDS encoding transposase, translating into MGSLDEFVPEDHLVRQLDEFISWDFIYDICDPLYSDIGTSRVDPVVLFKLMFINIIFGYHSMRRTCEEVKVNIAYR; encoded by the coding sequence ATGGGATCACTAGATGAATTCGTACCAGAAGATCATCTCGTCAGACAACTTGATGAGTTCATTAGCTGGGATTTTATTTATGATATATGTGATCCCTTATATTCTGATATAGGAACATCTAGAGTTGATCCCGTTGTTTTATTTAAACTTATGTTTATTAATATCATATTCGGATATCATTCCATGAGAAGAACATGTGAGGAAGTTAAGGTCAATATAGCCTATAGATAG
- a CDS encoding leucine-rich repeat protein has protein sequence MTDIVIPSTIDGVKIKFITRNAFSNNQYLKSVKIMDGIPAIGNYAFDNCQNLESVVIPNSVTEIGEYTFRDNISLKELNLPDSIEKIGKYAFANCTSVQKLHIPNKLKEIPEYAFNGLTSCLELEIPSSVETISNWGFQGWNSLKNLNIPESVKFIGDKAFSRCNIQTLVIPDNVTSIGKQAFNYCKSLETVVWSKGATTIDAQTFYECNKLREITIPNTVTVIQSAAFSYTALQKLIIPSSVQVIGNSTFTNCQLIDVTFENPNNLITCGTPASKYWAFGNQNIGIALYCTSDGEYVDFATQGFKEAERIQVEGDDFENLGHGLWKVKSTMRSFPSKIKYSYNIIEDNPATVIGGEVDLIVKKTHKITFMCDGNILETKYYVEGEDFVFPNIPVRDGYTGIWNYDESDITGDKIIEVIYKALPVVEVDSIVIPQNDQLNWKDQFIFKDADGNKIDNVIFKGKVDTRKAGIYHLTYQVTDQWGGQMSGQCQVRVCSLPTLVGSDNVEIPIDTLFNPKGYFVFEDEDGNKINNVTFIGTLNSHQEGIYVLEYEVIDQWNQKLNGKCQVRVLRSPIINLDPDNNDSLNNDHVKDDLSDNNHKDN, from the coding sequence ATTACTGATATTGTTATTCCTTCAACTATTGATGGTGTCAAAATTAAATTTATCACGCGCAATGCATTTAGTAATAATCAGTATTTAAAAAGTGTTAAAATTATGGATGGTATACCAGCCATTGGAAATTATGCATTTGATAATTGTCAGAATCTTGAAAGTGTTGTTATTCCAAATAGCGTCACTGAAATAGGTGAATATACATTCCGTGATAATATCAGTTTAAAAGAATTAAATTTACCAGATAGTATTGAGAAAATCGGTAAGTATGCTTTTGCAAATTGTACAAGTGTACAAAAATTACATATTCCTAACAAATTGAAAGAAATCCCTGAATATGCATTTAATGGGCTTACGAGTTGTTTAGAACTTGAGATTCCTTCAAGTGTTGAAACAATATCGAATTGGGGGTTTCAAGGATGGAATAGTCTAAAAAATTTAAATATTCCAGAAAGTGTAAAATTTATAGGTGATAAAGCTTTTTCCAGATGTAATATTCAAACATTAGTTATTCCTGATAATGTGACTAGTATTGGTAAGCAAGCTTTTAATTATTGTAAATCTTTAGAAACTGTTGTATGGTCAAAAGGAGCAACAACAATTGATGCACAAACATTTTATGAATGTAATAAATTGAGAGAAATTACAATACCAAACACAGTAACAGTTATACAAAGTGCTGCTTTTAGTTATACTGCATTACAAAAATTAATTATTCCTAGTAGTGTCCAAGTTATTGGTAATTCGACTTTTACGAACTGTCAGCTTATTGATGTGACTTTTGAAAATCCAAATAATCTTATAACATGTGGAACTCCAGCATCAAAATATTGGGCTTTTGGAAATCAGAATATAGGGATTGCTTTATATTGTACAAGTGATGGAGAATATGTTGATTTTGCAACACAAGGATTTAAAGAAGCAGAGAGAATTCAAGTAGAGGGTGATGACTTTGAAAATTTAGGTCATGGATTATGGAAAGTCAAATCTACGATGCGTTCATTTCCATCAAAAATTAAATATTCTTATAATATTATTGAAGATAACCCTGCAACTGTTATTGGTGGAGAAGTTGATTTAATTGTTAAAAAAACACATAAGATTACTTTTATGTGTGATGGAAATATTTTGGAAACAAAATATTATGTTGAAGGAGAAGATTTTGTTTTCCCTAATATTCCAGTAAGAGATGGATATACAGGGATATGGAATTATGATGAATCAGATATTACTGGTGATAAAATTATTGAAGTTATTTATAAGGCTTTACCAGTTGTAGAAGTAGATTCTATTGTCATTCCACAAAATGATCAATTAAATTGGAAGGATCAATTTATATTTAAGGATGCTGATGGCAATAAGATAGATAATGTTATTTTTAAAGGGAAAGTAGATACAAGGAAAGCAGGCATATATCATTTAACATATCAAGTGACAGACCAGTGGGGTGGTCAGATGAGTGGGCAATGTCAGGTAAGAGTTTGTTCTTTACCAACTTTAGTAGGATCTGATAATGTAGAGATACCAATAGATACACTTTTTAATCCAAAAGGATATTTTGTTTTTGAAGATGAAGATGGAAATAAAATTAATAATGTGACTTTTATTGGAACTTTGAATTCCCATCAAGAAGGGATTTATGTTCTCGAATATGAAGTTATTGATCAATGGAATCAAAAATTAAATGGAAAGTGTCAAGTACGTGTTTTACGTAGTCCAATTATTAATCTGGATCCTGATAATAATGATTCATTAAATAATGACCATGTAAAAGATGATTTATCTGATAACAATCATAAAGATAATTAA